The window CGAAATCCGGAGTAAAGACCCGCTCCATTTCGAGATTGGAACTGGTCAGAAAAGTCTTTTTGCGCTCGGCCCGTTTGTCAATGACCTTCTTGAGGGTAGAGGCTTCCCAACGCTTTTTCTCTTCCTGGATCTTCATATGCGAAACTCCTTGAATTCTTTTGTGAGCAAACTTGAACAAACCAAAATCGTTTCACACGGATAACTTCGGATAGAATCTGATAAAAATCTGATCAAACGGTTAAAGGGTCTCATCCGCTTTTATCCGAAGTTATCAGATTTGACCCGTGTGAAACTGTCTTTTTTTCTGTTTGGTCCGGCTTGTCCGGCTTAGGGGGATTTAACGGGTGACGACGGCCAGGACTTTTAATTCTTCACCTTCGACGCAGAGCATGCGGTGGCGCAGGGAGGAATCAAAATAGATCGCATCCCCCTCTTCAAGGATCAAGCGCTCATTTTCGAGAAGGATTTCCGCTTTCCCCTGCAGAATCAGAAGGAATTCTTCGCCGTCATGATTATACAGGGTCTCTTCTTCCGGACGCTCATTGACGGTGAGCATGAACGGTTCCATCTTTTTGTTGCGCTTGCGAAAAGAAAGAGCTTCATAGGTATAGCCGTGTCCACTCCCCGATTTGGAGATGACCCGACTGACGACCCGCCGTTCCGCTTTGCGCACCACTTCGAACTTGCGATCTTCTTCTTCATCGTCAAAAAAGGTACCGATCTTCACATCGAAGAAACGGGCAATCTTCGAGAGGGTGGCAATGGGGGGGGAAACATTGTTGTTCTCGATCTGCGAGATCAAGGCGGGAGAGAAGCCGGTTTCGCGGGCGACATCCTGCAACGTCAGTTTCCGGGCCTTGCGTAACTTCTTGATCTTCGCACCGATATTGAACTGCATAGCCATTACGCCCTCTGTCCGTCAGAAATTCGTTGTTGCCTTGGTTTAAATTAAATAAAAAGGGGTGTCAATAAATTTATTGCGGCTAACGTTCTGTCCTTGTTTCCTTGCTCTTTGGCAAAAAATCCCCCGTCCGTTCCGGGACGGGGGATTTTTTGCCACTCATCTTTGCAGAATCAGTCGAGAATCGCCGTCAAATATTCACCGGTGCGGCTGCGCCGTTCGCGATCGACCTCTTTCTGATCGATTTCAACGAACTTCTCGTCCGGGGTAATCTTGAAGAGCGGCTGCCCCTTACTGACTATCGTGCCATCGCTCCCCTGCATGACAATCTTGTCGATAGTCCCGGAGAAGGGGGCATAGACCTTATTGAACATCTTCATGACTTCGATAATATAAAGGGGATCGCCCTGCTCGAAGTGCATCCCTTCGGTGACAAAGGGGGGCATTCCCGGCGCTTCCTGTCCATAGTACATGCCGCCACAGACCGCAACAATTTCGTCGGCCTTGGTCGCCGGCGGCGGAACAAGAATCTTCTTCATCCGCGCCTGAAGATCAAGATCGAAGAGGTAGTCAGGGATAGTCACTTCGAGATCTTCTTCGACGCGCATCTCCCAGAACTTGGTCTTCTCGCCGATCATAAAGAGCATGCCGAGGAGTTCCATACCGGCTTCGTAGCCGAAGTGGGCCGAACGGATCTGCTCCCAGGTCGTTGCATCGAATTCGCCGTGCGGCGTATCACTGGCCAGCAACTCGCTGAGTTTAAAGTATTCATCGCGGCCGAGCCCAAGATTCTCGCGCAGCGTCCGGTAAAAACGGATCGATTGCTGGAGGAGGTCATTATCATGCCCCCAGATGATCTCGGCCGCCGGTTTATGAGGGCGCTGCGCCATGTGCAGGAACTCATAAGTCTCGCTTAGCACCCCGAGTGGATTACGTAACCAGATGACTTTGCCGTTTTCAAAGCGGAAGTTCTTGGTGTTAACACTCAGCCAACCGGAAAGGAGATGCGGGTCAGCGAGAAGGCGCTCGATCGGGCGGGTGATCAGCGTCCCCTTACGATCGAGAAGAGCCGACATATTCTTGCGCTCTTTGGCGGCAACCTCAGGTTGATCGGCAAAACGCTCTGCAATCAGCTTGTCGTAATGCTTCTTCATCTGCAGGAAGGCGTAGATCGGATCGAGTTTATTCGCTTCCTCTTTGAGGGTACCGACCAGAGTCAGGTAAGGGACGACAAAACGCGTCGTCGGCTTGGCCATGACGTTACGGCCGAGGAACCAGCTGACCAGACCGTAGTGGAAGTTAAGATTGGTCGCCAGGGCGCTGCCACGCAGCGTCGTGCTGCAAAGGACATCCGAGAGAGCCTGATAACTCTCCAGACGATCTTCTCCCTTGGTCAGCAACAGGGCGATGTTCGAATCGTAAGCGCCGGCGACTTTATATTTCACGAAGATGCCGGTATCCGGGTTGACCAGACAGATCCCCTGGTCATCACGGACCTCGCCGTTGATCGGCTTCGACCAGTAACGGATCATCCCGCCGGCGTGCGGCGACAAAGAATCGTCGGTCGCATTGAGACGGGCTTCGACCGAAGCATTATAGCGGACAAAACGCTCCGGCTTGGGGAGGCGCTCTTTGTGGCGGGCCAACAGTGCCATCGCCTCAACCAGGGACTCGACGACAAAGAAGTCATTTTTGTCTTTTGGATTGGTAAATTTCAGGCTGTAGCAAAGCTCGGTGACGCGATGTTCAACCTGGATACGGGTATTGACTTCCATGAAGTAGTGACGGTCGCGGTCAACGATACATTCAAAAGTCGAAGCCGAATCGAGGCCAACCGCCAGACCGAAACGGGCCGATTCCTCCTCCATCTTCTTGAGGACGTTGAGATCACTCTCCAGCGCTGCGACTTCCGCTTTCTTGCCGGCAGCCTTGGCCTTGGCAATCGCGGCCAGCAGACCTTCCTGCGTCACCGAGACTTCAAGGAGTTTCTGTTCATGCATCTGCAGCGAGCAGTCGCGTCCGCCGAGGGAGACACACCATTCGCCGTTGCCGAGCAGCTGAATTTCGTTGTGGCGAGTCTGTTCGATATTGAGCTCGACGAGGACGTTCTTGTTGTCGCCGACCCCGTTCGCCTTGACTTCGTTGAGGACTTCGCGCACCAGCGTCGGCGCTTCCGCCGCCGCCTTGAGGATCATCTTTTCGTCGGCATTCTTGGCCGCGAGGAGCGAGCCGCCAAGGATACGCTGACCCTTACCACCACCACCGCCGATTGCCTTGATGCGGAAGCGGCTGCGCGGATGTTTACGGAACAGCTCGGCCACCTCTTGCTGTACCTGAGCACAGAGTTCATCGATGCTGTAGAGATCAATCCCTTTGGCGTAGGAGGCCATAAGGATATGATCCGCCAGAGTTTCCAGCGGGAGATTGCTGTCGGCGAGGAGGGCTTTGTCGCAGGTGAGACCGTTGGCCTTGACGAGATCGACCAGATTTTCGCGGGTCGGATACTTCTTGATCAGAGTCCGGGCCGTGACATTGTTGATGCCCGGGGTGACGCTGACATTGACGGAGAGAGCGGTGCGTTTCGCTTCGTCCTTCTTGCCGGCGCGGGCCTGGGTTCGGGCGCAGGGGCCGATAAACTTCAGTCCGGCCGCTTCGATCGCCGCCACGAACTCCTCATCTTCGGCCATGAAGCCGTAGCCGGCAAAGATCGAATCGTAGTTGTTATCATGGGCGATGCTGATGATCTGGTTGATACGCTCGACACGCTCTTCCTTGCTCGCTCCGGAATAATCGGGAACACGGTGGACGCGGCTCGAATCGGTAAGCTGGCGCAGTTCCGGGGCCAGAGCATTTGGATAAACGATGGAATCCTTTTCGGAGAGGAGGATGCCGAAGTGGCTGATCCCCATCTCGGTGTAGACATCCATCGCCTCTTTGCGGATTGGGCCGCGGCAGACGATGAGCGGCTTGAGATCTTCACATGCAAAGGAACGAACCCACTCGGAGGTCGACTTCCCGAGTCGGCGATCGCGATGGATCAGAGGATTATTGGTATAATTTTCAGAAGCGTGAAACATAGGTCTCTATCTCCAGTCTGATAGTTTTAAGATCAATGGAACTCGCGCTGAACCGCTTGCATCGCCGAGGGCTGATAGTGGCGGAGGAAGAAGTTGAGATTTTCTCCCAGCACCTTACGCAGATCGGTGGGCATGACGAGGGAAGAGATCGAGCCGAGACTGAGAGCCTCCTTGGGATTCATCAACTCTTTTTCATAGCGCTGATTGAGTTCGATATCACGGACCTTAAGCCACTCCGCCGTCTCTTTCTCAGCTTCGTTGCGGGCTGCGCCGGCGTCCATGCCGGCAGCAACGCGCTCGGCAATCCCCTGCTTGAGACGTTCGGCACCGGAGCTGCGCATCTTGCGGACTTCATCCTTGTAGACGAACTCCTTGCCGGCCGGACCCATGACCGCGAGGCGGGTGGTCGGCAGGGCGAGGACGAGATCGGCGCCGGTCGGGTAGTTGTTGTAGGAAGCATATGCGCCGCCGTAAGCGTTACGGAGAATCAGCAGGATACGCGGGGTGCGGATGTCGACGATGGAGTCGAGCATGGCTCGACCGGCCTGAATGATGCCGCGGGTCTCCTGATCTTTGCCGGGAAGGAAGCCGGTGGTGTCCTCCATGAAGATCATCGGAATATTGTAGATATTGCAGAACCGGTTGAAACGGGCAATCTTGTAGGCAGCATCGATGTCGATCTGACCGGAAGCAACGGCGCTGTTGTTGGCGACGAAGCCGACGACGTTGCCGCCAAGGCGACCAAAGGCGGTGACGACGTTGCGGGCGCGGTCGCGCTGCATTTCGAAGTAATCGCCATGGTCGCAGATCTGCTGAATGAGGATCGAGACATCAAAGGGGGTATTGAAGCCGGTCGGTGAATTGAAGGCTTTCTTGAGCAGGGTGTTGATCTCCCAGGTTTTACGATCAAGGGGATCACTGGTTGCCTGGAAGGGGGCCATGACCCGGTTGTTGTCGGGGAGATAAGAGAGGAGCTGAATGGCAGTGCGCAGGGCATCGACTTCATCCTCAACGGTCAGGTCGGCAACGCCGGACTGGCCATGGACGTTGGGGCCACCGAGCTCTTCCGGGGTGACATCTTCGCCGAGGACCGACTTGACCACGCCCGGCCCGGTCAGACCGAAAAAGGTGTCATTCGGCTGGATGACGAATGACCCCTGACGCGGCAGATAAGAGCCCCCACCGGCATTGAAGCCGAACATGCACATGATCGAGGGGACGACGCCACTGATCTTGCGCAGGGCAGTGAAGGCCTCGGCATAACCGTCAAGACCGCCGACCCCGGCCGGGACAAAGGCGCCGGCGGAATCGTTCATACCGATGACCGGAATCCCCTTCTCCCCGGCCATCTGGAAGAGAAGGGCAAGCTTGCGACCGTTGGTAGCGTCGATGGAGCCGGCGCGCACGGTGAAGTCATGGCCATAAAGAGCCACATCGCGACCGCGAATATTGAGGATGCCGGTGACCAGTGAGGCGCCGTCGAGATTCTTTCCCCAGTTCTGGAAAAGAATATTCGGCTCCTTCTCGGTGAGGACGCTGATCCGCTCCCAAACGGTCATGCGCTTTTTAAAGTGCTGCTTTTCAATCTGCTCGATACTCACTGATTTGATCGGACGCTGAATCAGGTCGTAACCTTGCTTCATCGCCTCTTCATAGCCGCCGGCTGCCCGGGATATTTCACCGGGGATATTAAATTCAACCTTCTCGGGCGGATCAAACGGGTTCTTCAGGGACGGTTTAATCGCTTGTTTCGACATGGGGTTCATTCCTTTGGCTGGACAAGAATAGGGGTTAGACCCAACAACGGGGGGGGTACCGACAGTGAAAAATATAAAGTAGTTTTACGAAGCGGATATACCGAAAATGGTGGGAAATGTCAACAACAAGATTTTATTCACGGTAAATTATTTCACCTCAGTAAAATAGGTTTATTTCAAGTAAAAATATTTCAAAAAGCATTTGATGAAAAATCAAAACCTGTTTCCTCTCTTCCCTCCTCTCGTCTTCAGCCCTGCCCAAGCTGTCGTTGCGTAAACCGATCAGCGCTTTAAACGCCACGGCCGCCCCTTTGCCCGAAGTTGACTTTTATCGGCCATTCATTTACTTATTAGTCTCTTAAGTCACTTTGTCCTTACGGAGTCCCGCTTGCCAGACCGCTCCTTCGACTTTCCTCTCGGTTTGCGCCCCTGGCCGAATCCCCGGCGCCTGCGTCGCCCTCTTCTTAAAGAGGGTTATCGTCTTGAACGACTGGAAAATTCTCCGGACGCTTTTCGTCTAACCGCAGTCCTCGGGGCAGGCAAACTGACTGCTTTTTTTCAGGACTTCGCCCGACTCCTCCCGAATGAAGCCTTCTTTGTTCTTGAATTTTATGAAAACGAAGGAGACGTCGCCAGCACAGAGGAAGCGGCGCCCCGCATCTATTATTCTGATTATCTCCCTACAAGGGAGATCATTGAGGTCATCACCCCCTATCTACCCCGGCTCATTCATGACGGCTTTGTTGGCTTTGGCCTGGCCAGCAACCGTGCCGGCCTCGAAATGTTCTACTCGGAAGAGAAGGTCATTACCTGTTTTACCGACAATCACCTGCGCCTCACCCACCTCTTGGCCCGCCATGGTCTGCCGCACAAGGAGCATCTCCCGCTCCCGGCAGATTTCGGCCACGACCATCTTTCCCTGCTTTGTCATCACCGCACGCAGCTCCCGGCCCCCTTCGCGACAATGACTCCCCACCAACTCGATTTTCTGATTTTTTGCCAGGAGATTATCGAACAACTCGGGATGTACCCGGTCGAAGAGTCCCTCTCCTTCTTTTTGACCCGCAAAGAGCAGGACCAAATCGCCCAACGGCTGGCGGAGCGGCCCGAATTTGCAGAGTTTATCGATCTGGCCGAAGACGATTTCGGAGTGCTCCTCTTCGACTGGAATGACTTTGTCAACGCCTGCGCTGAAGGCTTTGACGGCGATCTCGCCGACTATCAGTATGGTCTACAGCTACGCGATCTGCTGCAATTTGTCTACGAAGGGGTCACGGCCCCCCTTCAGCGCAAACTGCAAGAAGTCATGGCTGAAAGTGATGCCATCTTTCGCGGCCTCCTGCAGGATCAACGCAAGCGGATCGATGCGCCAAACACCATCCCGATGCGCTCCGATCGCTTCTGGTGCCACGGGGTGATTACCACTCAGGGTGCCAATTTGCGCCGTGACCTGATTCGTTGCGGCTGGTATAAATAGCGATGAAAACAACTCCGTTACGACCCACTATTGCCATCCTCGCGGCTGTCCCTCTGGAAACGGAACTGATCCGCTCCTACTGGGGGCCATGGAAGATCTCCAATCTGGGCGGATTCCATCTTTACAAACGCAAGTCTGCGGGGATGACGCTCGAACTTTTGCACAGCGGCGTCGGCAAAGCCAACGCTGCGGCCGCCGCCACCCTATTAGCCTTGCATCAACCGCAAGCATTGCTGGTGATCGGCTGCGGCGGCGCCCTTCCCGGCAGCGGGTTGCAGGTTGGCGACCTCGCTCTCGCCAGCAGTGAAATCTTTGGCGACGAAGGGGTAATGACACCGCTCGGTTTTCAGGATCTCGAAGCAATGCACCTCCCCCTTCTCAGCGTCTCATCCCCTCCCCTGTACAATACCTGCCCCGTCGACCCGGACTGGCAGCAACGCGCTGGAGAGAAATTGCCCCCCTTTGCTGCGGTCGCAGGAATTTCTCTGGTGACCGGCCCCTTTGTCACGGTCTCGACCTGTTCGGGGACCACCGCCGGCGGCGAGATTCTCGCCCGTCGCAGCGGCGGCATCTGCGAAAACATGGAAGGGGCTGCGGCCGCCCTGGTCTGTGCCCGCCACAATATCCCCTTTTGTGAAGTGCGCGGCATCTCCAACCTTGTCGAAGATCGCAACCTTGAGCGTTGGGATCTCGTCGGCGCCGCCGGGATTGCCCAACAAGCCCTCATTGCCCTTTTGAGTACCGAACCCGGTCAGGTCTCCGCATGAACTCTTCGGCCCTGCGTCTCGGCTATTCGCCCTGCCCCAACGATACCTTCATCTTTTATGCACTGACGCATGGCCGCATCCCCCTGCACGGCTTCAGCATCCGCGAAGAACTTGCCGATGTCGAGACCCTCAACCGCCGCGCCTTGGCACGGGAGCTTGATCTGACCAAAATTTCCTACCACGCCTTTGGTCACCTGCGCAACGAGTATGCCCTGCTGCGCAGTGGCGGCGCCCTCGGACGCGGTTGCGGTCCGCTGGTTGTCGCCCGCCAGGCGACGAGCCTGGAGCGTTTGCGCGGGAAACTGATCGCCATCCCCGGCGAATTGACGACGGCGAATCTGCTGCTGCAGCTGCGCGGCTCCGGCTATGAGCGACTACAGATCCTCCCCTTTGATAAAATTGTCGCGGCGGTAGCCAGCGGCAGCGTCGAGGCCGGCTTGATCATCCACGAATCGCGCTTCACCTTTGCGGAACATGGCCTGGTCGCCGTCGAAGATCTCGGTGCCTGGTGGGAAGAGCTCACCGGCTTACCGATCCCCCTGGGCGGGATACTCGCCCGGCGCTCCCTCGGGCGCGAAATTATCGAAGAGGTGGAGAGTGCCATCCTTGCCAGCGTCCGCTATGCCTTCGACCATCCTGAGGAAACACGGCCCTACATTCGCTCCCATGCTCAGGAACTGGATGACGCGGTCATCCAGCAGCACATCGATCTTTATGTGAATCATTTTTCCCTCGATCTTGGCGAGGAAGGTTTGGCCGCGGTCCATGAACTTTTACACCGCGCCGCTGCAGCGGGGATCATTCCCCCCTCCTCCCTCCCCCTCGGCCCCCTGTAAAGCCAGTAAAGGATGAACCCCATGAACCAGTTCAACGATCCCCGCTACAAGAAACTCCTCAAAAAATTTGAAGGGATGACCCGTACCGAAATCATCTCGCGCCTCAAATGGGTCAAGGATCGCAACCTCACCTATCGGGCAGCTCACGAAGCGATCATGCTCTCGGCGGCTGCCACTGGCATCCCTTATGGCAAGATTGCCGAAAAGATGGCGGAGAACCACGGCTTCAGTAATTGGCTCACCCTCAAGTGCCTGCTGCTGATGAAGGCAAAGTTCGACATCAAGGTCGATGAAATTCCCCCCTATCCCAACAAGAACTGGAAGGAGGTGGCGAGTGGCATCGTCAAGCGCAAAAAGGCACCCGAAACGCCGGCCGCCGGATAACCCTCTGTGAAGCAGGAGCGCCCCAAATAACGCCCGATTGTTCGGGGCGTTCCTGCTGTCTGCAGCTTTTTTAATCAAGAAAACCATTTTCTCCTTCCCTCCTCGCTTGAGTCAGCTATAATCTTCTCCATCTGGGTTTTAAGCAGTTTTTCTTCTTACTGGAGGACAGCATGATTACTCTTTTTGAAAAGACGGCGATGATGGGCATGGGGGCACTCTCCCTCAGCCAGAAGAAGGCGGAGGAACTGCTCAATGAACTGAAGGAACGGATCGGCTGCAGCGAAGAAGAAGGACGGGCCCTGCTGGAAAAGTTGAAGGCGCAGGCCGAAGAGCAAAAGAATCTGCTCACTAAAGCAGCCGAAGAAGAAGTACAAAAGGCCTGTGACCGTCTGGGTCTGGTCCGGCGCGAAGAGTTTGAGCGCCTGGCAGCGCGGCTTGATGCTCTGGAAAAGCGGGAGGCATCACAAGACCCGGCATGCTGAATGTTTTCGGCTTCAACCGCAACCTGCGCAACCTGAAACGCACCCGCACCATCTTTGCGGTCCTGGCGAAGTACGGACTCGGCCATCTCCTTGATGCCCTGCATGTCAGCGATTATCTGCTCGCCGCCAAGATCATACTCGGGCGCCGCCGCGGCCAGGAGATTGAGCGGCTCAGTACCCAGGTGCGTTTACGCCTGGCGATGGAGGAACTCGGCCCGACCTTTATCAAGCTGGGCCAACTCCTTTCGACCCGCCCGGATCTGATCCCCGCTGATTATGCCGACGAGCTCGGCAAACTGCAGGACCAGGTGACACCGATCCCCTTTGCGCCCCTTGGTGCGCAGATCGAAAGCGCCCTGCAACAACCGCTAAATGCCCTTTACGCCTTTATCAATGAAACCCCCCTCGCCGCCGGCTCCATTGCCCAGGTCCATCGCGCCCGCCTGCACAGTGGCGAGGAGGTGGTCATCAAGGTACGGCGCCCCGATATTGAAGCGATTATCGAGACCGATCTCGACATCCTTGCCGGTCTTGCTGCCATGATCGAGAAACACGACCCGACATTGGCGCATTATGAACTGAGCGGGGTGGTGCGTGAATTGCGCCGGGTGCTGCGCAATGAGATCAACCTGACGCACGAAGGTCAGATCATCAAGCGCTTCGCGACCTACTTCGCCAAGGACCGGACTGTGCGCCTGCCACGGGTCTACGCCGAGCTCACTGCCGAGACCGTCCTGACCCTCGAATATATCGACGGCATCAAAGTTTCGGATCGCGATGCCCTGATCGAAAAGGGGCACAGCCCCAAACAGATCGCCCGTAATGGCGCGGTCTTCTTTCTCAAACAGGTCCTTGATTTTGGCATCTTCCACGGCGACCCCCATCCCGGCAACTTCTTTATCCTCGAAGGCGGGATCATCTGTATGTTCGACTTTGGCATGGTCGGTCATCTCAGCGAAGATGTCCGCGACTATCTGGTCGATCTCCTGCTGGCGGTCCTCGGTCGCGATCCCGACCGGATTGTCAGTCTCCTTTCCTGCTCGGGGGACCTTCCCGATGAAGTCAATCTGCCGAATCTGCGTCATGACCTCGCCTTCTTTATCGACAACTACTACGACATTCCGCTGCACGAAATTAATACCGGCCGGCTGCTGGATGAATTCTTCGGAATTCTCAGCCTCTACCGCATCCGCTTCTCCCCTGACCTGATGCTTTTGGCCAAGGCCCTGGTCACCATCGAAGGGATCGGTCGCAAACTCGATCCCGACTTCAACATGATTGTTCACCTCAAACCCTTCATGGAGAAGATTGTCCGAAAAAAGGTCAGCCCCGCCTATATCGGCAAAGAGGCCTCGCGCGTTCTCATGTCCTTTGCCACCCTGTTCAAGAACCTGCCGCGCGACCTGCAAGCCTTTATCAACCGGCTTAACCATAATCGATTTAAAATCGAACTAGAACATCGAGGCCTTGACCGCCTGATCAACGACCTTGACCGTTCCAGCAACCGCATCTCCTTCAGCCTGCTGATCGCTGCTTTGATAATCGGTTCATCGCTGATCATGCAGACCGAAAAGGGTCCGTTGCTCTTCGGCTTTCCGGCCCTCGGTTTTATCGGCTATTCTATCGCCGGTTTTCTTGGCCTATGGCTCGCGATTGCCATTCTCCGCTCCGGGCGGCTCTAGCCGCTGTGGCTTTTACGACACGCCTCGTCAGGGTTGCAACATAACGGCCACAACTGCTCCTGCCATTAAGAAAATAAAACCGAAACAATTACAAATATTTACCAGAAAAAACCCCATGGTACAATTCATGCAGACCATATTAGTATCCCAGCAAAACGGAGGATACGATGCTTTATCAAACAACTCTGGCACAATCGATCACCTTTGACGGAATCGGCCTTCACTCGGGACGGGCCATTCGTATGACCTTGCGTCCTGCCGAAGCCGGCCGCGGCATTGTCTTTCACCGCAGCGAAGGGACAAAGACCGTCTCGATCGAAGCGATTTCGGCCAATGTCGTCGATACCCGCCTCGCCACCGTCCTCGGCAAGAACGACCTCAGCGTCTCGACCGTCGAACACCTCCTCGGTGCCCTGCGCGCTCTCGGGATCGACAACCTGCATATCGACATCAACGGCCCGGAAGTGCCGGTAATGGACGGCAGCGCCGCCCCCTTTATCAGTGCTCTGCAGAATGCCGGCATTGTGCAGCAACGCCGCGAGCGGAAATATCTCGTTATTCGCAAGCCCTTCACCGTTGTCGATGGCGACAAATCGGTATCGGTCACCCCTTCCCGTTTTTATCGGATCAGCTGCGAAATCGACTTCAATCATCCGGCCATCGGCCGGCAGCAGCGCACCATGAAGATCGATGCAGAGAGCTTTGTCAAAGAGATTGCCGGTGCCCGCACTTTCGGCTTTTTGCGCGAAGTCGAACACCTCAAATCGATCGGCCTGTGCCGCGGTGGTTCCCTGGAGAATGCGGTTGTCCTCTCCGAGGCAGAGGTCCTCAACCCGGAGGGATTGCGCTGGGTCGATGAATTCGTTCGCCACAAGATCCTTGATGCCGTCGGCGACTTCAGCCTTGCCGGCTATTCGCTCATCGGCCACATCCACGCCGTCAAACCCGGTCACGACATGAACCATCGCTTTATCGAGGGGCTTCTCGCCGCGAAAGACTGCTGGCACCTGGTCAGCGCTACCCGCGAAGTCGAGCGCCCTTTCTGCGCAGCGTTGCCGGCCATGGCCCACGCTTGAGCTAAATCAGTCCCCTCAAAATACAAAAGAGCGGACAGTCTTCGGACTGTCCGCTCTTTTTCGTTCTGCGGGCTGCACCTACGAAAATCTGCCCTCCTGCAATACTGCGACAACCTGTACCAGAGCCTGGGCGCGATGACTTATGCGGTTCTTCTCCGCCAACGGAATCTCGGCCAGCGTCCGCTGCTCTCCGGCTACAACAAAGAGAGGATCATAACCGAAACCTTCTGTCCCCCGCAGCTCACTGATTATTCTTCCCTCCAGCCGC of the Deltaproteobacteria bacterium HGW-Deltaproteobacteria-4 genome contains:
- a CDS encoding UDP-3-O-[3-hydroxymyristoyl] N-acetylglucosamine deacetylase; protein product: MLYQTTLAQSITFDGIGLHSGRAIRMTLRPAEAGRGIVFHRSEGTKTVSIEAISANVVDTRLATVLGKNDLSVSTVEHLLGALRALGIDNLHIDINGPEVPVMDGSAAPFISALQNAGIVQQRRERKYLVIRKPFTVVDGDKSVSVTPSRFYRISCEIDFNHPAIGRQQRTMKIDAESFVKEIAGARTFGFLREVEHLKSIGLCRGGSLENAVVLSEAEVLNPEGLRWVDEFVRHKILDAVGDFSLAGYSLIGHIHAVKPGHDMNHRFIEGLLAAKDCWHLVSATREVERPFCAALPAMAHA